The following are encoded together in the uncultured Sphaerochaeta sp. genome:
- a CDS encoding ABC transporter ATP-binding protein, translating to MSSVPVALSFNEVAFSYPQLRVLEDVSFHFHAGEFVALVGPNGSGKSTLLKLVLGLEAPQSGAIKLLGENPRKSRALVGYVPQHTSYDPNFPISVLEVVRMGRVDASKRRGKTEQTEKALQALKQVELGHLADRPYNALSGGQRRRVLVARALAAEPTMLILDEPAANLDKESEQRLYATLGKLKGSTTILIVTHDMREVSPLIDRVFCIDAHRDGKVGRTVVQHALEEEAEGTRKRVRHDVEIPGDFCHFPREDA from the coding sequence ATGAGTAGCGTCCCTGTTGCACTCTCATTCAATGAAGTTGCGTTCTCTTATCCCCAATTGAGAGTCCTTGAGGATGTATCCTTTCATTTTCATGCAGGGGAGTTTGTCGCCTTGGTCGGCCCAAACGGTTCAGGGAAAAGTACCTTGCTGAAGCTGGTCCTTGGTCTGGAGGCTCCCCAATCTGGAGCGATCAAATTGCTGGGGGAGAATCCAAGAAAGAGCAGAGCTCTTGTGGGGTATGTACCCCAGCACACCAGCTATGATCCCAATTTTCCAATTTCCGTATTGGAAGTCGTGAGAATGGGGCGTGTTGATGCCTCTAAGCGTAGAGGGAAAACCGAGCAGACGGAGAAAGCACTGCAAGCACTCAAGCAAGTAGAGCTTGGGCACCTTGCCGATCGTCCTTACAATGCCCTGAGTGGGGGCCAGAGGAGGCGAGTGTTGGTTGCCCGTGCCCTTGCAGCTGAACCCACCATGCTGATTCTTGATGAGCCGGCTGCCAATCTGGACAAGGAGAGCGAACAAAGACTCTATGCAACCCTTGGGAAACTCAAGGGTTCGACAACCATCTTGATTGTTACCCATGATATGAGAGAGGTATCCCCCTTGATCGACCGGGTGTTCTGCATCGATGCCCATAGGGATGGAAAGGTTGGTCGGACTGTCGTCCAGCATGCACTTGAGGAAGAAGCGGAAGGCACAAGGAAACGGGTACGGCACGATGTAGAGATCCCCGGAGACTTCTGCCATTTTCCAAGGGAGGATGCATGA
- a CDS encoding outer membrane lipoprotein-sorting protein, which yields MKRSITLFSILCLGCSLVLFSSPTADQIMEQVLERQSSTSSALDIRLTLIDNSGSTRERRLQTLSATKEGKTSTLTVFLSPESVRNTRFLSIEGTEGTTEQWIFLPSLKRIRKIAGAEEAGSFMGSDFSYSDMASTTYDTGQADHRLISEDDNSYRVESIPHEMKAYGKTITVVDKKTYLPLEVQFYELDGKTLLKTLTTEAIDTLSDRPVSTIMEMKTHSSSHATRLEILQARFDMPLPEGYFTTRFLETGRL from the coding sequence ATGAAACGAAGCATCACGCTATTCTCTATACTCTGCCTAGGTTGTTCACTTGTACTCTTCAGCTCACCGACTGCTGACCAAATCATGGAACAAGTACTTGAAAGGCAGAGTTCAACATCTTCGGCACTCGATATTCGGCTCACCCTGATCGATAACTCGGGAAGTACCAGGGAGAGACGCCTTCAAACACTCAGCGCAACAAAAGAGGGAAAGACTTCCACGCTGACGGTGTTTCTCTCCCCAGAGAGTGTACGCAATACCCGCTTCCTCTCCATCGAAGGAACAGAAGGGACTACCGAGCAGTGGATTTTCCTCCCTTCCCTTAAACGGATCAGAAAAATTGCGGGCGCTGAGGAAGCTGGTTCCTTCATGGGCAGTGATTTCTCCTATAGCGATATGGCCTCAACCACGTATGATACCGGCCAAGCAGATCATCGCCTCATCTCTGAGGATGATAACAGTTATAGAGTTGAATCGATTCCCCATGAGATGAAAGCTTATGGGAAAACCATCACCGTTGTTGACAAGAAAACCTATCTTCCGCTGGAAGTTCAGTTTTATGAGCTTGATGGAAAAACTCTTCTTAAAACATTAACCACTGAAGCAATTGATACGCTCTCTGATCGCCCGGTCAGTACAATTATGGAGATGAAAACCCACTCCAGTTCACACGCCACACGCTTGGAGATACTTCAGGCACGCTTCGACATGCCTCTTCCAGAGGGATATTTTACGACCAGATTTCTGGAAACAGGGAGACTCTGA
- a CDS encoding TrkA family potassium uptake protein, translating to MKKEYDPDAYGIIGLGRFGLSLALELTKAGKQVIVLEIEEEKLNAVKDQLEYIYPVKSVTEEVLHESGISHCRTAIVCIGKDIESNILVTMSLIELGIPRVIAKATSMNHGKVLERIGAEAVFPEVEMGERLARSLVSTGTLDFLELCDDFSIANVTLSGKFADQSVADLNLRKRYHLNIIVIIRDEKAISEIMPDIQLFEDDVLVVGGTNDAIRKFEQANEA from the coding sequence ATGAAGAAAGAGTATGATCCTGATGCCTATGGAATTATTGGGCTGGGAAGGTTTGGCCTTTCCTTAGCCCTTGAGCTTACCAAGGCAGGAAAACAGGTTATTGTCCTGGAAATTGAGGAAGAGAAGCTGAACGCAGTCAAGGATCAATTGGAATACATCTATCCAGTGAAATCAGTCACTGAAGAAGTATTGCATGAGTCTGGAATCTCCCACTGTCGAACTGCAATTGTCTGTATAGGCAAGGATATCGAATCAAATATCCTGGTAACGATGAGTCTGATTGAACTGGGTATCCCACGCGTTATTGCCAAGGCAACAAGTATGAATCATGGTAAGGTGCTTGAGCGAATTGGTGCTGAGGCTGTCTTTCCTGAGGTTGAGATGGGTGAACGACTAGCCCGTTCGTTGGTCTCAACAGGGACACTGGACTTTCTTGAGCTTTGTGATGATTTCTCCATTGCCAATGTCACACTTTCCGGAAAATTTGCCGATCAAAGTGTGGCTGACTTGAATCTTCGTAAACGATATCACCTGAATATTATTGTAATCATTCGAGACGAGAAGGCAATCAGTGAAATCATGCCTGACATACAGCTATTCGAGGATGATGTATTGGTTGTTGGTGGGACCAACGATGCAATCAGGAAATTTGAACAGGCAAACGAAGCCTAG
- a CDS encoding zinc ABC transporter substrate-binding protein — protein MRTRALSILVVLIITPFVLFAGGNTEQDSKPIVMVSILPHAYFVDQIAGDLVETAVLVGEGQNPHSYEPSPSQMARLAKASIWILSGTDFEHALIDKVSSLYPALTIIDGTEGMILRTLEEHDHDHEEEGEEESIHDMNIDRHTWLGWEQAKVLVKNISTALTTRIGLPEVEVEKRAGQLLSLIDGEFSSLETELAGLSGSTVFVYHPSFGYFLDSFGLHQEAVETGGKEPTAKDLALLIEKAQDEQAKVIFVQKQFPSGSAEKVAQVVGAQVVPLDPLAYDWLGNIRLMGNALKESL, from the coding sequence ATGCGAACACGTGCATTATCGATACTAGTGGTGCTCATCATCACTCCTTTTGTTCTCTTTGCAGGAGGAAATACTGAGCAGGATTCCAAACCTATTGTCATGGTGAGTATTCTTCCCCATGCATATTTTGTCGACCAAATCGCTGGGGATCTGGTGGAAACTGCTGTACTGGTTGGGGAGGGGCAGAATCCACACTCCTATGAACCTTCTCCTTCCCAAATGGCTCGGTTGGCAAAGGCCAGTATCTGGATTCTCAGTGGAACGGACTTTGAACATGCTCTTATCGACAAAGTCTCCAGTCTTTATCCAGCTCTTACAATCATAGATGGGACAGAAGGAATGATCCTTCGAACCTTGGAAGAGCATGACCATGACCATGAAGAAGAAGGTGAAGAAGAGTCTATTCACGATATGAACATCGATCGACATACCTGGCTTGGATGGGAACAGGCGAAGGTGCTAGTGAAGAACATCAGCACTGCATTGACCACCCGCATTGGATTGCCTGAAGTGGAAGTAGAAAAGCGAGCTGGGCAACTCCTCTCCCTGATCGATGGGGAGTTCTCCTCGTTGGAAACAGAGCTCGCGGGGCTCTCTGGCAGTACCGTCTTCGTCTATCATCCCTCCTTTGGATACTTCCTTGACTCATTCGGTCTTCATCAGGAAGCTGTCGAGACAGGGGGGAAGGAACCTACAGCAAAGGATTTGGCCCTTTTGATTGAAAAAGCACAAGATGAACAGGCCAAGGTAATTTTCGTACAAAAGCAATTTCCCTCCGGCAGTGCAGAGAAAGTCGCTCAGGTGGTTGGTGCACAGGTGGTTCCACTCGATCCCCTTGCTTATGATTGGTTGGGTAATATCCGCTTGATGGGTAATGCCCTTAAGGAAAGCTTATGA
- a CDS encoding metal ABC transporter permease has product MNDLLGFFSALFNPDFPFVRNAFLAGLLSSVLFGVLGSVVTVKRIAGLAGAISHAVLGGIGIALYLSATGLVPNLSPMVGAIIFALLSAAIIGTVSLRSKQREDTVIQAIWAIGMSIGVLFMAKTPGYTDPSSYLFGNILLIAPSDLILLAILDVVVIVLAWRFYPQIEATAFDEEFAQVRGIPTHVVFLAILSITAVAVVLLQTFVGIVMVIAMLTLPAGTAGYKAKNLASMMAIATLFSFLFSFAGLVVGWGFDIPVGATVVVIAGAFYLGRSAGDLLKKWRKHHD; this is encoded by the coding sequence ATGAACGATCTTCTAGGATTCTTTTCCGCATTGTTCAACCCCGATTTTCCCTTTGTGAGAAATGCTTTCCTTGCTGGATTGCTCTCCTCTGTCCTCTTTGGGGTGCTGGGATCGGTAGTTACTGTTAAACGAATAGCTGGCCTCGCCGGAGCCATCAGCCATGCCGTGCTTGGTGGAATCGGGATTGCTCTCTATCTCTCAGCCACTGGCTTGGTTCCCAATCTGAGTCCAATGGTAGGAGCCATAATCTTTGCGCTCCTTTCAGCAGCAATCATTGGAACAGTCTCCCTTCGTTCCAAGCAACGTGAGGATACGGTCATCCAAGCAATCTGGGCAATCGGGATGAGTATTGGTGTGCTGTTCATGGCAAAGACCCCTGGATACACCGATCCATCAAGCTACCTTTTTGGAAATATCCTGCTCATTGCCCCCTCTGACCTCATCCTGCTTGCTATTCTTGATGTGGTGGTCATTGTACTCGCTTGGAGATTCTATCCCCAGATTGAGGCAACTGCCTTTGACGAGGAGTTTGCCCAGGTGAGAGGAATTCCGACCCATGTGGTATTTCTTGCCATCCTCTCGATAACAGCGGTAGCTGTTGTCCTACTACAGACTTTTGTGGGTATCGTAATGGTTATTGCCATGCTCACACTCCCAGCGGGAACAGCAGGGTACAAGGCCAAGAATCTTGCCTCCATGATGGCCATTGCAACGCTTTTCTCTTTCCTGTTCTCCTTTGCAGGGCTTGTTGTGGGCTGGGGATTCGATATTCCTGTGGGTGCAACCGTCGTCGTTATCGCCGGTGCGTTCTACCTAGGGCGGTCGGCTGGAGACCTACTGAAAAAATGGAGGAAACACCATGACTAA
- a CDS encoding Fur family transcriptional regulator, which translates to MTKARKALLELLKESKEPVSASMLSAEPSLPFNQATIYRNLHYLEEQGFAESFILHCTEHGTERYYSYRSRSEGVHHHWFHCEQCHAFIDLGGCAYQEQMKDWEKQYGFTISDHTFFLTGICASCKS; encoded by the coding sequence ATGACTAAGGCAAGAAAAGCCCTGCTGGAATTGCTCAAAGAGAGCAAGGAACCTGTCAGTGCATCGATGCTGAGCGCAGAGCCCTCACTCCCGTTCAACCAAGCAACTATCTATCGTAACCTGCACTACCTTGAGGAGCAGGGTTTTGCTGAATCATTCATCCTTCACTGCACTGAGCACGGCACAGAACGCTACTATAGCTATCGCAGCCGTAGCGAAGGAGTCCATCACCATTGGTTTCATTGTGAGCAATGCCATGCGTTCATCGACCTTGGTGGATGCGCCTACCAAGAACAGATGAAAGATTGGGAAAAGCAGTATGGATTCACTATCAGTGACCATACATTTTTTCTCACAGGTATCTGTGCCTCTTGCAAATCATGA
- the pyk gene encoding pyruvate kinase: MTYTKIVATIGPASETYAMVKAILEAGCRVIRLNFSHGSHEEQQKRFEYARQASKELGFPITVFMDLQGPKIRLGQLQEEMYVLQKGEKLILTTEPCMGTRERISIDYPYLHEEIQVGQRILINDGLVSLVVEKIEGKDIHCSMIEEGVLLPRKGVNLPEVPLRQLSSFTEKDKRDLDFAFRNKLDYVALSFVRSGKDVKALKEYMMASYGRTIPIISKIEKPEAVTNLQEIMDESSVIMIARGDLGVEAPAEEVPLIQKAIIRSCIDRGLPVITATQMLESMMHNPKPTRAETNDVANAVLDGTSAVMLSGETAAGEYPLQAVTTMSRIASLAERSDVFQKQVFNQISMLDPDRKITTTEAVGLATRELSLSIGAAFIACFTQTGSTARLIAKFRPSVPIIAFSPLPEVVTYLALSWGVTPILIDQLASVDELLAYAPEYLMRQGMVKQGDTVVITAGVPVGSSGKTNMVKVVEIE; encoded by the coding sequence ATGACCTATACCAAGATTGTTGCTACAATAGGACCAGCGAGTGAGACGTATGCGATGGTCAAAGCCATTTTGGAAGCAGGATGCCGAGTGATAAGGCTGAATTTCAGTCATGGTTCGCATGAAGAACAGCAAAAGCGGTTTGAATATGCTAGACAGGCAAGCAAGGAGTTGGGTTTCCCAATAACGGTATTCATGGACTTACAAGGGCCCAAGATCCGTCTTGGGCAGCTACAGGAAGAGATGTATGTACTGCAAAAGGGAGAGAAGCTCATCCTGACCACCGAGCCTTGTATGGGTACCAGGGAGCGTATCAGTATCGACTATCCATACCTGCATGAAGAAATTCAGGTGGGGCAACGTATATTGATCAATGATGGTTTGGTTTCCCTTGTTGTAGAGAAGATTGAAGGGAAAGACATTCACTGCTCCATGATTGAGGAGGGAGTCCTTCTCCCTCGTAAAGGAGTTAACCTTCCAGAGGTTCCCTTGCGTCAACTGAGTTCATTCACAGAGAAAGATAAGAGAGACTTAGATTTTGCCTTCAGGAACAAGCTTGATTACGTGGCCCTTTCCTTCGTTCGCAGCGGAAAAGATGTTAAAGCCTTGAAAGAGTATATGATGGCCTCCTACGGCAGAACCATCCCCATTATCAGTAAGATTGAGAAGCCTGAGGCTGTGACCAACCTCCAGGAGATCATGGATGAGTCAAGCGTAATCATGATTGCCCGAGGAGACCTGGGAGTGGAGGCTCCGGCTGAAGAGGTGCCCCTGATCCAGAAGGCTATCATCAGGTCCTGTATTGATCGTGGACTTCCTGTCATCACCGCGACACAGATGTTGGAGTCAATGATGCACAATCCCAAGCCTACCAGGGCTGAAACCAATGATGTGGCAAATGCGGTACTGGATGGAACCAGTGCAGTGATGCTCAGTGGAGAAACCGCTGCAGGAGAGTATCCCTTGCAGGCGGTGACTACGATGAGCCGAATTGCCAGTTTGGCTGAGCGGAGCGATGTATTCCAAAAGCAGGTTTTCAACCAAATCAGCATGTTGGATCCAGATCGAAAGATTACAACCACGGAGGCTGTGGGACTTGCCACCCGCGAGCTTTCCCTCTCTATCGGTGCGGCCTTTATTGCTTGCTTCACCCAAACGGGTTCTACAGCACGATTGATAGCAAAATTTCGTCCCTCGGTCCCAATTATTGCATTCTCTCCCTTGCCGGAGGTAGTAACCTACCTTGCCTTGAGCTGGGGGGTTACTCCAATTCTCATCGACCAACTAGCAAGTGTGGATGAGTTGCTGGCATACGCACCAGAGTATCTGATGAGACAGGGCATGGTGAAGCAAGGAGATACCGTGGTAATTACTGCCGGAGTTCCTGTAGGCAGTAGTGGAAAGACCAATATGGTCAAGGTAGTGGAGATTGAATAA
- a CDS encoding response regulator transcription factor → MVILSDILLFLTTALVISITCLCILLFYRVRDAYIGSFLTVLVPLSLQMGLSLLVTYLTRTLPVGNLDTNAYQVFALGATIFSVLLTTTLLLMMSRYLIQLLPAQEDQKHLGNRILTFLILFFFMISLWVIIAESKGDWQKALSDTIAYHFFAGSMFLVIHAVLSGLFVKKATTWEEERLLKGIIYTFLPLFFLFPLDLLFFRNLPFKLVYLSFSTLSVYLYYFISRRYFLTWEQTDHVDTTRGKKYGLSTREEEVLKLLASGCSNQEIAKQLYISPNTVKTHIKNIYAKMGVNNRIQLFSLLK, encoded by the coding sequence ATGGTCATCCTATCCGATATCCTGCTCTTTCTTACCACCGCATTGGTGATTTCCATTACTTGTCTCTGTATCTTACTCTTCTACCGTGTGCGTGATGCATATATCGGTTCGTTTCTTACTGTCCTTGTTCCTCTCTCACTGCAGATGGGTCTCTCTCTCTTGGTCACCTACCTGACCAGAACGCTTCCGGTGGGAAACCTGGACACCAATGCTTATCAGGTATTTGCACTGGGAGCCACCATCTTCTCTGTCCTGCTCACTACCACCTTGTTACTTATGATGAGCAGATACCTGATTCAGCTCTTACCGGCACAGGAAGACCAAAAACACCTAGGAAACCGTATCCTTACATTCTTGATCCTGTTTTTTTTCATGATCAGTCTCTGGGTCATCATCGCTGAAAGCAAGGGAGACTGGCAGAAAGCCCTCAGCGACACTATAGCCTACCACTTCTTCGCAGGTAGCATGTTCTTGGTAATCCACGCAGTCCTGAGTGGCCTCTTCGTCAAGAAGGCGACTACCTGGGAGGAAGAGCGCCTATTGAAGGGAATCATCTACACCTTTCTACCGCTGTTCTTCCTTTTTCCCCTGGATCTGCTGTTTTTCAGGAATCTTCCGTTCAAGCTCGTCTATCTCAGTTTCTCCACACTCTCGGTCTATCTCTACTATTTCATCAGCCGTAGATATTTCTTGACTTGGGAGCAAACCGACCATGTGGATACTACCAGGGGAAAAAAGTATGGTCTTTCAACCAGGGAAGAAGAGGTCTTGAAGCTATTGGCATCAGGATGCAGCAATCAAGAAATTGCAAAACAACTCTATATCTCACCAAATACGGTAAAAACCCATATCAAGAATATCTATGCAAAGATGGGCGTAAACAACCGAATCCAGCTCTTCTCACTGCTCAAATAG
- a CDS encoding gamma carbonic anhydrase family protein, producing MMYAYNGKSPSIAEGCYIAPSADVIGNVTLEEGVSIWFHATLRADVNTIHIGGQSNLQDNVVAHVDKGFPLTVGKRCTVGHGAIIHACTIGDDCLIGMGAIVLNGAVIGEESIVAAGALVSQNKVYPPRSLLVGTPAKLIRTLSDEEFAKVRENTQEYWEFAHDLATGKQTIN from the coding sequence ATGATGTACGCATATAATGGCAAGTCACCAAGTATTGCAGAAGGTTGTTACATCGCTCCCAGTGCTGATGTCATCGGTAACGTCACTTTGGAGGAAGGGGTATCTATCTGGTTTCATGCCACACTCAGGGCAGATGTGAATACCATTCATATTGGTGGGCAATCGAACCTTCAGGACAACGTAGTTGCACATGTTGACAAGGGATTTCCGCTTACTGTGGGAAAAAGATGCACCGTCGGACATGGTGCCATTATTCATGCCTGCACCATTGGGGATGACTGTCTTATCGGCATGGGAGCAATTGTACTCAATGGGGCAGTAATTGGGGAAGAGTCCATCGTTGCTGCAGGAGCTCTGGTTTCCCAGAACAAGGTTTACCCTCCCCGCTCGTTGCTGGTCGGCACCCCTGCAAAACTCATCAGGACCCTCAGTGATGAGGAGTTTGCCAAGGTGAGGGAAAACACCCAGGAGTACTGGGAGTTTGCTCACGACCTTGCAACCGGCAAACAGACAATCAACTAG
- a CDS encoding MMPL family transporter — translation MNRQIARSWIIIAVAILFTLICISSIGHLHIDSSTDAFIPQSHPVVATNERIEERFGALDSVVVSLYAPHSMVREEYLELLSVLTKKIEALDGVKQASSLTNLKHLEPSSDGVAVVSLYDGDRGRMEERIASWASFYEGTFISEDHRVLSILIQTTRKYNAGLLLSNLRELLVPLEGLEFSLLGLPAVTEEIERSLLSDLAVLAPIVALLIIMVLYLFLRRISAVLLSLVPLVFSSSLTLGIMAWTGITVTMATMLVPILLLIVGSAYTVHIFSHFYQEYDGKHMEETLQNVVHTNTYPIIGAAATTAFAFLAQLSSPLGPFRTFGLLSFIGVVACAGSSLILLPALIRIVYQVRVPRPQKVSKPQSVFLVRFTMRVSNKWGKLTITLFLLMIIIVLPLSYLSLQEGTNMLAFFRPSSNLVTMNNRYNQAMQGSFSLSVMITPPEGTATLSPEVLKTLEHAIQIIEEEPTVGGVQSILPFIKRMNQLLGPAEGGVLETTLDEPAFDFFSNPIPLEEPEGEPVEGTLAESGGKGSYEIPSDPALYGLSTEEELSHLIAQYLLLYSSSLDSFIDDPLEPDSTLFTILLKESHTETLRSISTMLPTLFPSTWTVEIGGGEAVSLALTDLVTRSQIISLFSSLIAVWILVLISLRSAKLATLALLPCLFALSSVFLAMALFSIKLDIVTSLVAALAIGIGVDYAIHLLSAFMRNRHSLEEIMMTTGKAILANAASVAVGFSGLLFSRFLPIANLGLLFCIAMISASSAALLLLVALQVHLPKLFDTSRRKS, via the coding sequence ATGAATAGGCAAATTGCACGTAGTTGGATCATCATTGCTGTGGCAATACTCTTCACGCTTATCTGCATAAGCAGTATAGGGCATCTACACATCGACAGCTCAACTGATGCATTCATCCCACAATCACATCCGGTTGTAGCCACCAATGAGCGTATAGAAGAACGATTCGGCGCCCTGGACTCGGTGGTGGTAAGTCTGTACGCCCCACACTCGATGGTAAGAGAAGAGTACCTCGAGCTGCTTTCTGTGCTTACTAAGAAAATTGAAGCATTGGATGGAGTGAAGCAGGCCTCCAGTTTGACAAACCTCAAACATCTGGAACCCTCGTCCGATGGAGTTGCAGTTGTCTCTCTCTATGATGGGGATAGAGGACGAATGGAGGAACGTATAGCCTCCTGGGCATCTTTCTATGAAGGTACGTTTATCTCTGAGGACCATCGTGTACTCTCCATTCTGATTCAAACCACTCGAAAATACAACGCAGGGCTCCTGCTCTCCAATCTTAGGGAATTGTTGGTTCCCCTAGAAGGGCTCGAATTCTCTTTACTTGGGCTGCCAGCCGTTACTGAGGAAATTGAGAGGAGCCTGCTCAGTGACCTTGCAGTGCTTGCCCCGATAGTGGCGCTATTGATTATCATGGTGCTCTATCTTTTCCTCCGTAGGATATCTGCTGTACTACTCTCTTTGGTTCCCCTTGTGTTCAGCAGCTCACTGACTCTGGGAATTATGGCATGGACGGGAATCACGGTAACCATGGCAACCATGCTAGTCCCAATCCTCCTGCTTATTGTAGGGAGTGCTTATACCGTGCATATATTCAGCCATTTCTATCAAGAATATGATGGCAAGCATATGGAGGAGACGCTACAGAATGTAGTGCATACCAATACCTATCCGATCATTGGGGCTGCGGCAACGACAGCGTTCGCATTCCTTGCCCAACTCTCCAGTCCTCTCGGACCTTTCAGGACTTTCGGTTTGCTCAGTTTCATCGGAGTGGTTGCCTGTGCTGGGAGTTCACTGATCCTGCTCCCTGCCCTCATCAGGATCGTATATCAAGTGAGAGTTCCAAGACCACAGAAGGTCAGCAAACCTCAGAGCGTTTTCCTTGTACGGTTTACGATGAGGGTATCAAACAAGTGGGGAAAACTGACAATCACCCTTTTCCTGCTTATGATCATTATCGTCCTTCCTCTCTCCTACCTGTCGTTGCAGGAAGGAACAAACATGCTTGCCTTCTTCAGGCCCTCTTCAAACCTTGTGACCATGAACAACCGATACAATCAGGCAATGCAAGGATCATTCTCACTTTCGGTCATGATCACCCCACCAGAGGGTACGGCGACGCTTAGCCCAGAGGTACTGAAGACACTTGAACATGCAATACAGATTATCGAAGAGGAACCCACGGTAGGTGGTGTTCAGTCCATTCTGCCGTTTATTAAACGCATGAACCAATTGCTTGGACCTGCTGAGGGGGGTGTCTTGGAAACCACGTTAGATGAGCCTGCTTTTGACTTCTTCTCCAACCCGATTCCTCTAGAGGAGCCTGAGGGGGAACCGGTTGAGGGCACCTTGGCGGAAAGCGGAGGTAAAGGCTCCTATGAAATTCCCAGCGACCCAGCTCTTTATGGACTGTCCACAGAGGAGGAGCTGAGTCATCTCATCGCCCAATACCTCTTGTTGTACAGTTCATCCCTGGATAGCTTCATCGACGATCCACTGGAACCTGACTCAACGCTTTTCACCATCCTGCTCAAGGAGTCACACACTGAAACACTTCGATCCATCTCAACCATGCTCCCTACCCTCTTTCCTTCAACATGGACCGTTGAGATTGGTGGAGGGGAAGCGGTAAGCCTTGCTTTGACTGACTTGGTAACCAGGAGCCAGATTATCAGTCTCTTCAGCTCACTCATTGCTGTATGGATACTGGTACTTATTTCACTCCGCTCTGCAAAACTTGCAACACTTGCCCTCCTTCCCTGTCTGTTTGCACTCTCCTCGGTATTCCTGGCTATGGCGCTTTTCTCCATCAAGCTGGATATTGTAACCAGCCTCGTTGCAGCATTGGCAATTGGCATTGGGGTGGACTATGCCATCCACTTACTCTCAGCATTTATGCGTAATAGGCACTCACTCGAAGAGATTATGATGACTACCGGCAAAGCAATCTTGGCAAATGCTGCATCTGTTGCAGTTGGATTCAGCGGATTACTCTTCAGTCGCTTCCTTCCAATTGCAAACCTTGGCTTGCTCTTCTGTATCGCCATGATCTCCGCGAGTTCTGCAGCGCTCTTGCTGTTGGTGGCATTACAAGTCCATCTCCCCAAATTATTCGACACTTCCAGGAGGAAATCATGA